One window of Mauremys reevesii isolate NIE-2019 linkage group 4, ASM1616193v1, whole genome shotgun sequence genomic DNA carries:
- the PHLDA2 gene encoding pleckstrin homology-like domain family A member 2, with product MKMPGEVIREGELEKRSDSLFQFWKKKLVVLTKDSLSLFPDGHKRARGKELGFHSILKVDCVERTGKYIYFTIVTTDRKEIDFRCPDQSCWNASITMALIDFQNKRAIQDFKSRQELEQAAGSQERRLARAP from the coding sequence ATGAAGATGCCGGGCGAGGTGATCCGGGAGGGCGAGCTGGAGAAGCGCAGCGACAGCCTCTTCCAGTTCTGGAAGAAGAAGCTGGTGGTGCTGACCAAGGACAGCCTGAGCCTCTTCCCGGACGGGCACAAGCGCGCCCGGGGCAAGGAGCTGGGCTTCCACTCCATCCTCAAGGTGGACTGCGTGGAGCGCACGGGCAAGTACATCTACTTCACCATCGTCACCACGGACCGCAAGGAGATCGACTTCCGCTGCCCGGACCAGAGCTGCTGGAACGCCTCCATCACCATGGCGCTCATCGACTTCCAGAACAAGCGGGCCATCCAGGACTTCAAGAGCCgccaggagctggagcaggcGGCGGGCAGCCAGGAGCGGCGCCTGGCCCGGGCGCCCTGA